A segment of the Longimicrobiaceae bacterium genome:
CTCATACGGCGATGAGGTGCGCCACGTCCGCATCGCCGCATCGCCGGGGTAGATGCTGGTGTCGAAGCCCGGATGCGTCTCCGTGCCCGGCTGCGGCACGCCCGTGGACAGTCCCACGTCCGAGCAACCCGCCGTCGCCGCCAGCAGCGCGACCGTCGCCCATCTCCCGATCGTCCTCCCGCCCCGGCTCTGCGCCAACCTCGGCGCCACCGCATCGAACAGCCTCTTCGTCATCGCTCCACCATCCCTCTCATCGTTGCGTCCACACGTTCGTGACGCACGAAGCAAGCAGCGCGCCGTCAACGACATAGCGCGCGGGAACGCAAGTGACGGGATTCACCGAAAGAAGCTGTGTGGATTCAGCCAAAGAAGCTGTGTGGCTCGTGCGGAGGCGAAGATGTGGTGCATGCGGAATGGTGCCCCTCCCCCGGCCCCTCCCCGCAAGCGGGAAAGGGGAGAACTGCTTACGGTGGAATCGTTTACCTGTGGATCAGCAGCCGGCTTCCAAGGAGGCGAGGAGGCGCTTGGGGGCGACCATGCGCCACGACTCCGTCAGCCGCTCGCGCAGTGTTTCCTCCGCGATGGCCGAGATGCGGACGAGGACGGCGGGGTAGTCGCGGTAGTGGTCGGTGATGAAGAACGTCTCCGGCTCGGCGTCCATCAGGAAGCGGCGCTCGAACAGGTTCACCTTGAGGACAAGCGTGTCACCGTCTTCCCACAGCCGGGCGAAGAGCTTGCCCTTCACCTTCAGCGCAGGCGTGCCGTACGACGTCCCTTCCTCCACCTCGGGCAGACCGGCCGCGAGCCGTTTCACCGTCTGCCAGCCCGCCAACTCACCCGGTGAACCGTGTGCCGCCGATTCGGTCATCGGTCATCCCTGGTTGGAAGAAGACGGTGCGACGTGAAGACGGGAGATGCGAGGCCGCGTCTCCCGTCTCTCGTCATGGAAGGCCCGCGGCTCAGTGCCCTTGATCAGCGGGCGGAACCTCGTGCGGGAGCGTGTCGGGCATGTCGGCGGCGACGTAGGCCATGACGGCCATGGTGGCCACGCACAGCGCCATGTCGTGCGGATCGAGCTTGTCCATTGTGTCGCCGGAGCTGTGGTGATACCAGAAGTAGCGCGTGCCGTCCACATCCAGCGCCAGCCCTGGCACGCCCAGCGCGATGA
Coding sequences within it:
- a CDS encoding MmcQ/YjbR family DNA-binding protein → MTESAAHGSPGELAGWQTVKRLAAGLPEVEEGTSYGTPALKVKGKLFARLWEDGDTLVLKVNLFERRFLMDAEPETFFITDHYRDYPAVLVRISAIAEETLRERLTESWRMVAPKRLLASLEAGC